The Coregonus clupeaformis isolate EN_2021a chromosome 20, ASM2061545v1, whole genome shotgun sequence genome contains a region encoding:
- the LOC121532643 gene encoding lysozyme g — translation MGSSDSRYGNIMEVETTGASKETAYADGHARGYKGVYASQRMAEYDKDDINNYIDIIKEVGEKYEIAPALICGIISRETRGGRLIRNPSPPIVPDQGWGDYGNGFGLMQVDVNPNGGNHKIIGKWDSKDHLAHATEILIDFIKIIQDKRPEWTTEQQLKGGIAAYNQGDGAIGSLYANVDENTTGKDYSNDVVARAQWYHNNLV, via the exons ATGG GAAGCTCTGATTCTCGTTATGGAAACATTATGGAGGTTGAAACTACTGGTGCCTCTAAGGAGACAGCATATGCTGACGGACATGCTAGAG GTTATAAAGGGGTGTATGCATCTCAGAGAATGGCAGAGTATGACAAGGATGACATAAATAACTACATTGACATCATCAAAGAGGTGGGGGAAAAGTATGAAATAGCCCCAGCTCTCATCTGTGGCATCATCTCAAGAGAGACCAGAGGTGGGAGATTAATACGTAACCCGTCCCCACCAATCGTCCCAGACCAAGGCTGGGGGGACTATGGAAACGGCTTTGGGCTAATGCAG GTTGATGTTAACCCAAATGGTGGCAACCACAAGATAATTGGTAAATGGGACAGTAAGGATCATCTTGCACACGCCACTGAGATTCTAATTGATTTCATCAAAATAATCCAAGACAAGCGTCCTGAATGGACCACGGAGCAGCAGCTGAAAG GGGGAATTGCGGCCTACAACCAGGGGGATGGAGCGATCGGTTCGCTATATGCGAATGTGGATGAGAACACCACTGGAAAGGACTATTCCAATGATGTTGTTGCCAGGGCTCAA